In Candidatus Binatia bacterium, a single window of DNA contains:
- a CDS encoding Uma2 family endonuclease translates to MTNAAMAKPESSFSKLTYEDYVLFPDDGRRHEIVEGDHTVTPAPKTKHQRVSFNLALAIGSFVKQRNLGLVFAAPSDVILSDENVVQPDLLFVTQKRSEIVTEDNIRGAPDLIVEIVSETTRKRDEQTKRKLYERYGVREYWIVDPELETVRVFRRKEQVYAPPVEFTRGKTATLSTDLLPEFRLSLSELFS, encoded by the coding sequence ATGACGAACGCGGCTATGGCCAAGCCTGAAAGTTCATTCAGTAAACTCACCTACGAGGATTATGTCCTCTTTCCTGACGATGGGAGGCGCCATGAAATCGTCGAAGGAGACCATACCGTGACGCCGGCGCCCAAGACGAAGCATCAGAGGGTGTCATTCAACCTTGCTTTGGCCATCGGCTCATTCGTTAAGCAGCGCAATCTCGGTTTGGTTTTCGCCGCTCCCAGCGATGTGATTTTGTCCGACGAAAACGTCGTCCAACCCGATCTCCTGTTCGTGACCCAAAAAAGATCCGAGATTGTCACCGAAGACAACATCCGCGGCGCTCCCGATCTTATCGTCGAGATTGTTTCCGAGACCACACGGAAGCGGGACGAGCAGACGAAGCGAAAGCTCTACGAACGCTACGGGGTGCGCGAATACTGGATCGTCGATCCCGAACTCGAGACCGTAAGGGTCTTCAGGCGTAAAGAGCAGGTTTACGCCCCGCCGGTGGAGTTCACCAGGGGGAAAACCGCCACGCTGAGCACCGATCTTCTTCCCGAATTCCGGCTCTCCCTTAGCGAGCTTTTCTCATAG
- a CDS encoding UbiD family decarboxylase: MGASGLAYDLRSFLQRLEGEGELARVKVPAALDQEVGAICLRNLRNHGPGLLFECPRGREEFLAVDLLASRRRYALALGVAPEALASEWNRRTANPLPPVIAERGACQQHVCVGDEIDLTKLPVPVWNQLDGGPYLTLACHISKDPETQVRNVGVYRNQVHDRNTLGILVEPYGHLRHQWSKRPKEPFPVAIVLGADPVVPMAAVAPVPYGRDELAVAGALRGRPLELVRCKTIPLEVPAAAEIVIEGEILPGVLREEGPFGEFTGYYGGHRAPRPVIRVKAITHRKRPILHAVYEGQPPSGSGVIVAVPREAELIRQIALPGLKRAHMSPGGGGALHAVVAVEKPYEGFGKYVGLAVLGTTAGRGIKQVIVVDDDIDPTDPTQVEWAVATRVQPNRDVEILSELPGIILDPSLPRGEPKRPPLTAKMIIDATRYDAKNFAPVCAPSAEAAASVAQDWARYGIPKRR; the protein is encoded by the coding sequence ATGGGCGCGTCCGGTCTCGCGTACGATTTAAGAAGCTTCCTCCAGCGTCTTGAAGGCGAAGGCGAGCTGGCAAGGGTCAAAGTTCCCGCAGCGCTCGACCAGGAAGTCGGCGCAATCTGCCTGCGCAATCTGCGCAATCACGGTCCGGGTTTGCTGTTCGAATGCCCCAGAGGCCGGGAGGAATTTCTGGCGGTCGATCTTTTGGCTTCGCGCCGGCGCTACGCTCTGGCTCTAGGTGTAGCGCCTGAGGCATTGGCCTCGGAGTGGAACCGCCGCACCGCCAACCCGCTCCCGCCGGTGATCGCGGAGCGCGGCGCGTGCCAGCAGCATGTATGCGTCGGCGACGAAATCGATCTGACCAAACTTCCCGTGCCCGTATGGAATCAGCTCGACGGCGGACCGTATCTCACGCTCGCCTGCCACATTAGTAAAGACCCGGAAACTCAAGTCCGCAACGTCGGCGTCTACCGCAACCAGGTCCACGACCGCAACACTCTCGGTATCCTCGTGGAGCCCTATGGGCACCTGAGACACCAATGGAGTAAGAGACCTAAGGAACCTTTTCCGGTAGCGATCGTTCTCGGCGCCGATCCGGTGGTGCCGATGGCCGCCGTGGCGCCGGTCCCCTACGGCAGAGACGAGCTGGCGGTCGCGGGCGCGCTGCGCGGGAGACCGTTAGAGCTGGTTCGTTGTAAGACGATTCCATTGGAAGTGCCCGCCGCCGCCGAGATCGTCATCGAAGGGGAGATTTTGCCTGGCGTTTTACGCGAAGAGGGCCCCTTCGGGGAATTTACCGGATACTACGGCGGCCATCGCGCGCCGCGCCCGGTCATCCGCGTAAAGGCGATCACACATAGGAAGCGCCCGATTCTTCACGCCGTTTATGAAGGGCAGCCGCCGTCCGGATCAGGCGTGATCGTGGCGGTGCCGCGGGAGGCGGAACTCATCCGCCAGATCGCGCTGCCGGGCCTCAAGCGCGCGCACATGAGCCCCGGCGGCGGCGGAGCGCTTCACGCCGTCGTTGCGGTCGAGAAACCCTACGAAGGGTTCGGCAAGTATGTGGGCCTGGCCGTGCTCGGAACAACAGCGGGCCGGGGAATCAAACAAGTGATCGTCGTCGATGACGACATTGATCCTACGGACCCCACGCAGGTGGAATGGGCCGTGGCAACCCGCGTTCAGCCCAATCGAGACGTCGAGATTTTAAGCGAGTTGCCCGGCATCATCCTCGATCCATCTCTGCCGCGAGGGGAGCCAAAGCGCCCGCCGCTGACCGCGAAAATGATTATCGACGCCACGCGCTACGACGCCAAAAATTTTGCGCCCGTCTGCGCGCCTTCGGCCGAGGCCGCGGCGAGCGTCGCTCAGGATTGGGCACGCTACGGCATCCCGAAGCGAAGGTGA